The following proteins come from a genomic window of Sphaerisporangium rubeum:
- a CDS encoding LysR family transcriptional regulator, translated as MLDTWSLQVLAAVGEHGSFSAAAEALSLTQPAVSRQIAGLERRLGVRLFSRVPRGVRATPAGEVAVEMALDTLAGLRALEARLTSFADLQSGALRLAAFPSANAFLVPEAIRRFTDAHPGVSLSLLRAEETPPLRDVREGRLDLELITHWHLYEDGETARYASPGESPRRVALDGVELVPLLDEELRIALPAGHRLARGQRVNLSDLAAETWIDGAHPDCLGPMTPLAEALGAEPRVGLWCDDWNGKQALVAARAGVMLVPTLAHTAMRGDVVVLPVTPALPTRRLYAATAAPPFRAPAVTAMLDILTDLTGSQRYPRKARRQQEA; from the coding sequence ATGCTTGACACCTGGTCGCTCCAGGTGCTCGCCGCGGTCGGCGAGCACGGGTCGTTCTCGGCCGCCGCCGAGGCGCTGTCCCTGACCCAGCCGGCCGTGTCCCGGCAGATCGCGGGACTGGAGAGACGGCTCGGTGTGCGCCTGTTCAGCCGGGTGCCGCGCGGGGTGCGCGCCACCCCCGCCGGCGAGGTCGCGGTCGAGATGGCCCTCGACACGCTCGCCGGGTTGCGTGCGCTGGAGGCACGGCTCACGTCGTTCGCCGATCTGCAGTCCGGCGCGCTGCGGCTCGCGGCGTTCCCGAGCGCCAACGCCTTCCTGGTGCCGGAGGCCATCCGCCGGTTCACCGACGCGCACCCCGGCGTGTCCCTCAGCCTGCTGCGCGCGGAGGAGACACCACCGCTGCGTGACGTGCGCGAGGGCCGGCTCGACCTGGAGCTGATCACCCACTGGCACCTGTACGAGGACGGCGAGACCGCCAGGTACGCCTCACCCGGCGAGAGCCCCCGCCGTGTCGCGCTCGACGGTGTCGAGTTGGTCCCGTTGCTCGACGAGGAACTGCGCATCGCTCTTCCCGCCGGTCACCGGCTGGCCCGCGGCCAGCGGGTCAACCTGTCGGACCTCGCGGCCGAGACCTGGATCGACGGCGCGCATCCCGACTGCCTCGGGCCGATGACCCCGCTCGCCGAGGCGCTCGGCGCCGAGCCGCGCGTCGGCCTGTGGTGCGACGACTGGAACGGCAAGCAGGCCCTGGTCGCGGCCCGCGCCGGCGTCATGCTGGTGCCGACCCTCGCGCACACCGCGATGCGCGGCGACGTCGTCGTGCTCCCCGTCACCCCGGCTCTCCCCACCCGCCGCCTCTACGCCGCCACCGCGGCCCCGCCGTTCCGCGCCCCCGCCGTGACGGCCATGCTGGACATTCTCACCGATCTGACGGGCTCGCAGCGCTACCCGAGGAAGGCACGCAGGCAGCAGGAAGCCTGA